The Chitinophaga flava genome has a segment encoding these proteins:
- a CDS encoding SDR family NAD(P)-dependent oxidoreductase: MKTAQKVAIVTGAGQGIGFEICRQLAAAGIAVILNDMDAALAQQATQTITAEKGQCMSFPGDASDLVFIQQMVNTAVTQYGRLDIVIANAGITLFGDFFTYTPEAFNRVMQVNLAGTFFLAQAAANQMKKQQQGGAILFTSSVTGHQAHKDLAAYGMSKAALEMLAKNLVIELSPFKITVNTIAPGATLTERTLSEPGYADTWSRLTPMGRPAYTADIAQAALFLVSDQARHITGQSLVIDGGWTSTSPQP; this comes from the coding sequence ATGAAAACAGCACAAAAAGTGGCCATTGTGACCGGCGCAGGCCAGGGTATTGGATTTGAAATATGCCGTCAGCTGGCAGCAGCCGGCATTGCAGTCATTTTAAATGATATGGATGCCGCACTTGCTCAACAGGCCACGCAGACCATTACAGCTGAAAAGGGCCAGTGCATGTCCTTTCCGGGCGACGCCAGTGACCTCGTGTTTATACAGCAAATGGTCAACACCGCCGTTACACAGTATGGCCGCCTGGATATTGTTATCGCCAATGCCGGCATCACATTGTTCGGCGATTTCTTCACCTATACACCGGAAGCCTTCAACCGGGTGATGCAGGTGAATCTGGCAGGCACCTTTTTCCTGGCACAAGCAGCTGCCAACCAAATGAAAAAACAACAACAAGGTGGTGCTATACTTTTTACTTCCTCCGTAACCGGCCACCAGGCTCATAAAGACCTTGCCGCCTATGGTATGAGCAAGGCAGCCCTCGAAATGCTGGCTAAAAACCTGGTAATTGAATTGTCTCCTTTTAAGATTACCGTCAATACGATTGCGCCAGGAGCTACGCTCACAGAACGGACCTTATCCGAACCTGGTTATGCCGATACCTGGTCGAGGTTGACACCGATGGGCCGACCCGCTTATACGGCTGATATAGCCCAGGCCGCGCTGTTTCTCGTTTCGGACCAGGCCAGGCATATTACCGGCCAAAGCCTCGTGATCGACGGCGGATGGACCAGCACCAGCCCACAACCCTAA
- a CDS encoding IlvD/Edd family dehydratase → MEQQILRSSQWFAREGKDGFIYRAWLKKQGIPAHELEGKPVIGICNTWSELTPCNSHFRELAESVKRGVIEAGGYPLEFPVMSLGETLIKPTAMLYRNLVSMDVEESVRANPLDGVVLLCGCDKTTPALVMGACSVNLPTIVVSGGAMLTGRHMGRSIGTSDIWRFSEELRSGKMSTEELAMAEAGMCRSDGHCAVMGTASTMACMVEALGLSLPQNAAIPAPDAARKVLAHLSGMEIVKMVRDNRRPSDILTREAFENAIMVNAAIGGSTNFVVHLLAIAGRIGVNVTLEDIDCWSTNIPLLANLQPSGLYFMEDLYYAGGLPAVMNALLPHLHKDCLTANSNTIGDNYRHAVSYNKEVVTSLETPFNNVSGIVVLKGNICEQGAVLKPSAATPRLMQHTGRAVVFEDIDDYKRRIDDPQLEVDENSVLVLKNVGPKGYPGMPEVGNMGLPAKLLAQGVTDMVRISDGRMSGTGFGTVVLHVSPEAAAGGTLAILQDGDMITIDVAGRTLNAAISPEEIARRKAAWQPSYPVAQRGYVQLYQQHVEQAHLGADLDFLKGSSGSDVARDSH, encoded by the coding sequence ATGGAGCAACAAATATTAAGAAGCAGCCAATGGTTTGCCCGGGAAGGCAAAGACGGCTTTATATATCGCGCATGGCTGAAGAAACAGGGCATTCCGGCCCACGAGCTGGAAGGGAAACCTGTAATTGGCATCTGTAATACCTGGTCTGAACTAACGCCTTGCAATTCCCATTTCAGGGAGCTGGCGGAATCGGTAAAACGGGGGGTTATAGAGGCGGGTGGTTATCCGCTGGAGTTTCCGGTGATGTCACTGGGGGAGACACTGATCAAACCTACGGCAATGCTGTATCGCAACCTGGTGAGCATGGATGTGGAAGAGTCCGTACGTGCCAACCCGTTAGACGGGGTGGTACTACTTTGTGGATGTGATAAGACGACGCCCGCGCTGGTAATGGGAGCCTGCAGTGTCAATCTGCCTACGATAGTAGTATCAGGTGGTGCGATGCTAACGGGAAGGCATATGGGAAGAAGTATTGGCACCAGTGACATATGGCGGTTCAGCGAAGAGTTGCGTTCCGGGAAGATGAGCACCGAGGAACTGGCGATGGCGGAGGCTGGCATGTGTAGAAGCGACGGGCATTGTGCGGTGATGGGTACTGCGTCTACGATGGCTTGTATGGTGGAGGCGCTGGGACTGTCGCTGCCACAAAATGCAGCTATTCCGGCGCCGGATGCGGCCCGTAAGGTGCTGGCCCATCTGTCGGGCATGGAGATCGTGAAGATGGTCCGGGACAATCGCCGGCCTTCGGATATCCTTACCCGTGAGGCTTTTGAGAATGCTATTATGGTTAATGCCGCCATCGGTGGATCTACCAATTTTGTAGTGCATTTGCTGGCTATCGCCGGACGTATAGGCGTCAACGTAACCCTGGAAGATATCGACTGCTGGTCTACCAATATCCCCCTGCTGGCCAATCTCCAGCCGTCAGGACTATATTTTATGGAAGACCTGTATTATGCGGGCGGACTACCTGCGGTGATGAATGCCCTGCTCCCCCATCTGCATAAAGACTGTCTGACCGCTAATAGCAATACTATCGGTGACAATTACCGCCATGCTGTGAGCTATAATAAAGAGGTTGTCACTTCTCTTGAAACACCCTTCAACAATGTGTCCGGTATTGTGGTCCTGAAAGGCAATATCTGCGAGCAGGGCGCAGTACTCAAGCCATCGGCGGCCACTCCACGGCTGATGCAGCATACCGGCAGGGCGGTGGTCTTTGAAGATATAGATGACTACAAACGCCGCATCGATGATCCTCAGCTGGAGGTAGATGAAAACAGTGTGCTGGTGTTGAAAAACGTTGGTCCGAAAGGGTATCCGGGCATGCCGGAGGTAGGTAATATGGGGCTGCCTGCCAAACTGCTGGCACAAGGGGTTACTGATATGGTCAGGATCTCAGACGGACGTATGAGTGGCACCGGCTTTGGCACGGTAGTGCTGCATGTATCTCCGGAAGCCGCAGCCGGCGGTACATTGGCCATTCTGCAGGATGGTGATATGATCACCATCGATGTAGCCGGACGAACACTCAATGCTGCTATTTCTCCTGAAGAAATAGCCAGAAGAAAAGCAGCCTGGCAACCTTCCTATCCGGTAGCACAGCGGGGTTATGTACAGCTGTACCAGCAACATGTAGAACAGGCCCACCTGGGCGCCGACCTCGATTTTCTGAAAGGAAGTTCCGGTAGCGATGTCGCCCGGGATTCTCACTAA
- a CDS encoding TonB-dependent receptor, with protein sequence MKKLLAFIICMSAIGLCKAQHATVSGHVTDTLNHVQLPNTVVALLHAKDSILYRYTRTSESGNFKLDNLKAGKYLLMITYPAFADYVEPVTLSDTSVINYAKIMLTLRSRLLQEVVIQQKVAAIKIKGDTTEFNADSYKTQANATVEELLKKLPGIQVDNKGQITAQGESVKKVLVDGEEFFGDDPTLVTKNIRADMVDKVQLYDKKSDQAAFTGVDDGQSTKTLNLKLKDGKKNGYFGKVATGAGPQGFHDSQAMINMFKKKMKMAAFGIVSNTGKTGLTWQEQDKYGQSLADNAVADPSGEIYFSGAGEEFVGWDGKYDGKGYPLVQTGGLHYNNKWDQDKKNVNGNYKFMQLFMDGDNTTATKNLLPNNTSSYRNMKEHFNNYLLRHRMDGRYEVQLDSSSSIKFDFNGGLNNKKSNSTFLSEFLDGDSALVNRNSRRLTTTDDARELNSNLLWRKKLKKKGRTISVNLSENYSRNNGDGYLYSFTEYFDHAAVDSTHLTDQRKVFNGESLNLIGNVTYTEPLSKLSSLVVNYGVNITNSRSDRTSFNMSTPGKYELQDSAFSNNYSFNMLTHKGGLSYVFVGKKVRINVGNNIGLTSYRQEDRYLHTTNDRNFVNWFPSAGFKYIFSQRRRFTFNYTGNTQQPSMFQLQPLRSNEDDQDVRVGNPGLKPSFNNSFRISYSDYKVITDRNLWVSMFYSSTSNAFGESATIDAKGKRITQIVNIDGNENAGMNLNMGWKVNKINIGYYLRGYYYRNANYIDHQLNITRSLNSTLGLNVYASKEKKYDHYFAADVTYNASKSSVQRGISTNYWTSNIVYAANIFLPLKFELRSEMNYNIRQQTAVFTGNNNAFIWNASVNKKIGKKDALEVNVSVNDMLNQNIGFSRSVNSNFISQNTYSTIGRYGLVTLIWNFNKAGGGAVAKN encoded by the coding sequence ATGAAAAAACTATTGGCATTCATTATTTGTATGTCTGCTATCGGCCTGTGTAAGGCACAGCACGCAACTGTCAGTGGTCATGTGACCGACACATTGAATCACGTCCAACTCCCCAACACGGTAGTAGCCCTTCTTCACGCAAAGGACTCCATTCTGTACCGGTATACCCGTACCAGTGAGTCGGGTAATTTTAAACTGGATAACCTGAAGGCGGGCAAATACCTCCTCATGATCACGTATCCCGCTTTTGCTGATTACGTAGAGCCGGTAACGTTATCAGATACCAGTGTGATAAATTATGCTAAGATCATGCTGACACTCCGCTCCAGACTATTGCAGGAGGTAGTGATTCAGCAGAAAGTGGCTGCCATCAAGATTAAAGGCGATACTACCGAATTTAACGCAGATAGCTATAAAACACAAGCCAATGCTACAGTGGAAGAGCTGTTGAAGAAACTACCAGGTATCCAGGTAGATAATAAAGGCCAGATCACCGCCCAGGGTGAGAGCGTCAAAAAAGTATTGGTAGACGGAGAAGAGTTTTTTGGTGATGACCCTACACTGGTCACCAAAAATATCCGTGCTGATATGGTGGATAAAGTACAGCTATACGATAAGAAAAGCGATCAGGCTGCGTTTACCGGCGTAGACGACGGTCAGAGTACGAAGACACTGAACCTCAAACTAAAAGATGGCAAGAAAAACGGTTACTTCGGTAAGGTAGCTACTGGTGCCGGTCCGCAGGGATTCCACGATAGTCAGGCCATGATCAATATGTTTAAAAAGAAGATGAAGATGGCTGCCTTTGGTATCGTGTCCAATACCGGCAAAACAGGACTTACCTGGCAGGAACAGGATAAATACGGACAGAGCTTGGCCGACAATGCCGTGGCAGACCCTTCTGGAGAAATCTATTTCAGTGGCGCCGGTGAAGAATTTGTGGGGTGGGATGGCAAATATGACGGTAAGGGATATCCGCTGGTACAAACCGGAGGCCTGCACTACAATAATAAATGGGATCAGGATAAAAAGAACGTCAACGGCAACTATAAGTTTATGCAACTGTTTATGGATGGCGATAATACTACCGCTACCAAAAATCTGTTGCCTAACAATACTTCCAGCTACCGCAACATGAAAGAGCATTTCAATAATTATCTCCTCCGCCATCGGATGGACGGTCGGTATGAGGTACAGCTGGATTCTTCCTCTTCCATCAAATTCGACTTCAACGGAGGGTTAAATAATAAAAAAAGCAATAGTACTTTCCTCTCGGAATTTCTCGACGGTGACAGCGCCCTGGTAAACCGCAACAGTCGCAGGCTCACAACAACAGATGATGCCCGTGAGCTGAACAGTAACCTGCTGTGGCGTAAGAAGCTGAAGAAGAAAGGACGTACCATCTCTGTTAATCTGTCTGAAAACTATTCCCGTAATAACGGTGACGGCTATCTGTATTCTTTTACAGAATACTTTGATCATGCTGCAGTAGATTCCACCCATCTGACCGATCAGCGGAAAGTATTTAATGGAGAAAGCCTCAATCTGATTGGTAATGTTACCTATACAGAGCCGTTATCGAAATTGTCCAGCCTGGTGGTGAACTATGGCGTTAACATCACCAACAGCAGGTCGGACCGTACCTCTTTTAATATGAGTACTCCCGGTAAATATGAACTGCAGGACTCTGCTTTTAGCAATAATTATTCCTTTAACATGCTGACACATAAAGGAGGACTATCTTATGTTTTCGTCGGTAAAAAAGTGCGTATCAATGTAGGTAACAATATCGGACTCACAAGCTACCGTCAGGAAGACCGGTATCTTCATACCACAAATGACCGGAACTTTGTGAACTGGTTCCCCTCTGCCGGCTTCAAATACATTTTCAGTCAGCGTCGTCGTTTTACATTCAACTATACCGGTAATACGCAACAGCCTAGTATGTTCCAGTTGCAGCCGCTGCGCTCAAATGAAGACGATCAGGACGTGCGGGTCGGTAACCCCGGTCTGAAACCCTCTTTCAACAATAGTTTCAGGATTTCCTACAGCGACTATAAAGTCATTACAGATCGCAACCTGTGGGTGAGTATGTTCTATAGCAGTACCAGTAATGCTTTTGGCGAGTCAGCTACCATCGATGCTAAAGGTAAAAGGATAACACAGATCGTTAATATTGATGGGAATGAAAATGCCGGCATGAACCTCAATATGGGATGGAAGGTTAACAAAATCAATATTGGGTATTATCTGCGGGGTTACTATTACCGCAATGCCAACTATATAGATCATCAGCTGAACATCACCCGCAGCCTGAATTCTACGCTGGGGCTCAATGTATATGCCAGTAAAGAAAAAAAATACGATCATTATTTCGCAGCAGATGTTACCTATAATGCCAGCAAATCTTCTGTGCAACGCGGTATCAGTACTAACTACTGGACTAGTAACATCGTTTATGCCGCCAATATATTCCTGCCACTGAAGTTTGAGCTGCGTTCTGAAATGAATTACAACATCCGGCAGCAGACAGCAGTATTTACCGGTAATAACAATGCTTTTATCTGGAATGCCAGTGTGAACAAAAAAATTGGCAAAAAAGACGCACTGGAAGTGAATGTATCGGTAAATGATATGCTTAACCAGAACATTGGTTTCAGCCGGTCTGTCAACAGTAACTTTATTTCCCAGAACACTTATTCCACTATCGGCCGTTATGGCCTCGTAACGCTCATCTGGAACTTTAACAAAGCAGGCGGTGGCGCCGTCGCAAAAAATTAA
- a CDS encoding GLPGLI family protein — protein MKKLLLYICLLLCSAAQAQHTIFLDKGRIEFEKRQNVHSLLDEMWSGEVDSWGEMQKKQLSKFKTSYFDLYFSGNITYYKPGREVEDNFKQQEWPAEQNIIYTDLGQQHSISQKKVFDKLFLQDDSTRNIRWKITDETRKIAGFDCRRANAVIMDSIYVVAFYTDAIVTPGGPESFTGLPGMILGLALPHEHVTWFATKVLVDEQKPETLKPPVKGNRVSSAGLTDVITKAMKDWGNFGKVYLKSILL, from the coding sequence ATGAAAAAATTACTCTTATATATCTGTTTATTGCTTTGCAGCGCAGCACAGGCACAGCATACCATCTTTCTGGATAAGGGAAGAATAGAGTTTGAAAAACGACAAAACGTACACTCGCTGCTGGATGAGATGTGGTCCGGAGAAGTGGATAGCTGGGGTGAAATGCAAAAAAAGCAATTGTCTAAATTCAAGACTTCCTATTTCGATCTTTATTTCTCCGGTAATATCACCTATTATAAGCCCGGACGCGAAGTGGAAGATAACTTCAAACAACAGGAATGGCCTGCCGAACAAAATATTATTTATACCGATCTTGGTCAGCAGCACAGTATCTCCCAGAAGAAGGTATTTGATAAGTTGTTTCTGCAGGATGATTCTACCAGAAATATACGCTGGAAGATCACAGACGAAACACGCAAGATCGCTGGTTTTGACTGTAGAAGAGCGAATGCAGTAATTATGGATTCCATTTATGTAGTGGCTTTTTATACGGATGCAATTGTTACTCCTGGTGGTCCGGAATCCTTTACTGGTTTGCCTGGAATGATACTGGGTCTGGCGCTGCCTCACGAACATGTTACCTGGTTTGCTACCAAAGTGTTGGTAGATGAGCAGAAGCCGGAAACCCTGAAGCCACCTGTAAAAGGCAATAGAGTAAGCAGCGCTGGTCTGACAGACGTTATTACTAAAGCCATGAAGGATTGGGGTAATTTTGGAAAGGTATATCTGAAATCTATTTTGTTGTAG
- a CDS encoding AAA family ATPase, whose amino-acid sequence MTKQNGYVFTGGPGAGKTSVITALQQSGYPVVPESGRQIIQEQMAGGGQALPWVDKVLFRDRMLSTALQDFESVTAGDRPVFFDRGIPDLVGYSRLEQLPVPAALLQYAVQLRYNQRVFIFPPWEEIYQGDTERRQDYATAVATYEAMTAAYTASGYELLVVPKTNIAGRVTFILERL is encoded by the coding sequence ATGACTAAACAAAACGGGTATGTATTTACCGGTGGCCCGGGTGCGGGCAAAACATCGGTGATTACAGCTCTACAGCAATCAGGATATCCGGTAGTGCCGGAATCCGGAAGGCAGATTATACAGGAACAGATGGCTGGTGGAGGGCAGGCGTTGCCTTGGGTAGATAAGGTATTGTTCCGCGACAGGATGCTCAGTACAGCCCTGCAGGACTTTGAATCAGTAACAGCCGGCGACAGGCCGGTGTTTTTTGACCGTGGCATCCCGGACCTGGTAGGCTATTCCAGACTGGAGCAGTTGCCGGTGCCGGCAGCATTACTACAATATGCTGTACAGCTACGGTATAATCAGCGCGTATTCATCTTTCCACCCTGGGAAGAGATCTACCAGGGGGATACAGAGCGGCGGCAGGATTATGCTACGGCAGTGGCCACCTACGAGGCCATGACCGCAGCGTATACCGCCAGCGGTTATGAACTGCTGGTGGTCCCTAAAACCAATATTGCCGGAAGGGTAACTTTTATCCTTGAAAGATTATGA
- a CDS encoding acyl-CoA thioesterase — MKNIFFEGPVLWSQIDANMHLRHSAYADFAAQARLALLDQAGMDAKQFLKLQIGPILFREELLYLREINPNDTVKVSCEMTKCRPDGSRWSIRHEIFRGDGTKSAIVNVDGAWMDTRARKLGTLPPELMEKFKAIPRSEDFVEINS, encoded by the coding sequence ATGAAGAACATATTCTTTGAAGGACCTGTATTATGGTCGCAAATCGACGCCAATATGCACCTACGCCACTCCGCCTATGCAGACTTTGCAGCACAGGCGAGGCTGGCCCTGCTGGATCAAGCGGGCATGGATGCTAAACAATTTTTGAAACTGCAGATAGGGCCTATTCTGTTTCGTGAAGAACTGTTATACCTACGCGAAATAAACCCGAACGATACTGTAAAGGTCTCCTGTGAGATGACCAAATGCAGGCCCGACGGCTCCCGCTGGTCTATCCGCCACGAAATATTCCGGGGCGACGGCACCAAATCCGCTATTGTCAATGTAGATGGCGCCTGGATGGACACCCGCGCCCGCAAACTGGGCACGCTCCCACCTGAGCTGATGGAAAAATTCAAAGCCATCCCCCGCAGTGAGGATTTTGTGGAAATCAATTCATAA
- a CDS encoding trypsin-like serine peptidase, producing MKIFLLSNICFLLTFSAAAQKIVPEKGGKTMTPRDYISKQQNKTITEKEFRDNYFVADIAEILNQLDLGKPPVIIPQEYQNMNIAALPVKQLLRQRLILRDSIVSIQFDTLFPPDIKMQFTRELKSAYDIVNLKLLLYKRYTQCKQQAPNQPVEFYDGSLGVPKALVQERMGQVGQLQWLERFSGFDPRTDKVGKMQGLRWGSGCMIAKDLYLTAAHCVSSHQPNWEMPMKKNRPLPPAELCKLMRVQFNYEYDQRFPLNVNGEGRIRSDTCSYPILELVEYGPNEAGGYDYAILRLGKGADSSWPGIKFGVIPLCSNSELIENDPIFIIQHPDGMPKVIGGGTVNFLDETTINYSNINTNEGSSGSPVISCKSKKLTGIHFNGDCTGRIAANQAVRIDVIRQTSKCLQQLP from the coding sequence ATGAAGATTTTCCTTTTAAGCAATATCTGTTTCCTACTGACTTTTTCAGCAGCTGCCCAGAAAATAGTGCCGGAAAAAGGTGGCAAGACGATGACGCCCAGGGATTATATCAGCAAACAGCAAAACAAAACAATTACTGAAAAGGAATTCCGGGATAACTATTTTGTTGCCGATATCGCTGAAATACTGAACCAGCTGGACCTCGGAAAACCGCCTGTCATCATTCCTCAGGAATACCAGAACATGAACATTGCCGCACTGCCTGTCAAACAATTACTCAGACAACGACTGATACTAAGAGATAGTATTGTAAGCATACAATTCGATACACTGTTTCCCCCTGACATCAAAATGCAGTTCACCCGGGAACTAAAATCAGCCTATGATATTGTCAACCTGAAATTGTTGTTGTATAAACGATATACCCAATGCAAACAGCAGGCACCAAATCAACCGGTGGAATTCTACGACGGTTCACTGGGTGTGCCCAAAGCTCTTGTACAGGAGCGTATGGGGCAGGTAGGGCAACTGCAGTGGCTGGAGCGTTTTAGTGGCTTTGATCCCAGGACAGATAAAGTTGGTAAAATGCAGGGACTGCGCTGGGGCAGCGGTTGTATGATTGCCAAAGACCTGTATCTGACCGCCGCGCACTGTGTCAGCAGCCACCAGCCGAACTGGGAAATGCCCATGAAGAAAAACAGGCCACTGCCACCAGCTGAGTTATGCAAACTGATGCGGGTGCAGTTTAATTACGAATACGACCAACGTTTTCCACTAAACGTAAACGGTGAAGGAAGGATAAGGTCCGATACTTGTAGTTATCCGATATTGGAATTAGTAGAATATGGCCCCAATGAAGCGGGAGGTTACGATTATGCCATCCTGCGTCTTGGGAAAGGGGCTGACAGTTCCTGGCCAGGTATTAAGTTTGGCGTCATTCCGCTGTGCAGCAATAGTGAGCTCATAGAAAATGATCCCATCTTTATTATCCAGCATCCCGACGGCATGCCTAAAGTAATAGGGGGAGGCACCGTGAATTTTCTAGATGAAACAACCATCAATTACAGCAATATCAACACCAACGAAGGCTCTTCCGGTTCTCCGGTCATTTCCTGTAAAAGTAAAAAACTCACCGGTATTCATTTTAATGGTGATTGTACCGGCCGAATAGCCGCCAATCAGGCCGTTCGCATAGATGTCATCCGGCAAACATCAAAGTGCCTTCAGCAACTTCCATAA
- a CDS encoding glycosyl hydrolase family 28-related protein, whose amino-acid sequence MTFTSLSAMKNAAVVPQPNDVCTLLGYYELGDAGAGTFYWDSLSAEQPESGLIVPVTGQPTGRWKRLYSGPVNICWFGARAVSSFDNAPAIQAAINYCSRPWFDPSNVEGSMWAWISPIQLTSVYVPKGVFEVHQTIILNPYTKIFGESSPSTITTSNQASVLLAVNFNGYMFDTANMNWQTRQRETGIYINGGDLDSHKYSYVTNIEFDSISFFKQEGANIMGYLKLSGATNSRIRHCMFRHGNFPVVINASWDWVIEDCFIQPEICGIVLYRTITAGVVTRTEVAGQYIKKGAFEPGLPFGFSLPNGTGTGAFFIGQETCGIYQEESNASINNCVIEMGLHNGIASNNAGGAIEHNYIESITRVAYTHINCPHLDYRLGYLAIPDKPLLDLHGFSRGSIYFGGLNQLLLSLGTVDPSSAIKLYNLPDAGLFIPKGIEVAGFYETTVSGDIHAALKPYQIDKKLIAISDISLASDDINLSKTVVIRNGTSGQINFLPTKHIFYRNRPFF is encoded by the coding sequence ATGACATTTACTTCTCTTAGTGCGATGAAAAATGCTGCTGTTGTACCGCAACCTAATGATGTCTGTACATTGCTGGGATATTATGAGCTGGGTGATGCAGGTGCAGGCACTTTTTATTGGGACAGCTTGTCCGCAGAGCAGCCTGAATCAGGCCTTATTGTACCTGTTACCGGACAGCCCACCGGCAGGTGGAAACGTTTGTACAGTGGGCCTGTCAATATTTGCTGGTTTGGTGCGAGGGCTGTTTCCAGTTTTGATAATGCTCCGGCTATTCAGGCGGCGATTAACTATTGTTCCCGGCCCTGGTTTGACCCATCTAATGTGGAAGGTAGCATGTGGGCATGGATATCTCCCATTCAGCTAACATCGGTTTATGTTCCGAAAGGGGTGTTTGAAGTACATCAAACCATTATCCTCAATCCTTATACAAAAATATTCGGTGAGAGCTCTCCATCAACTATTACTACCTCTAATCAGGCATCGGTGTTGCTGGCGGTTAACTTCAACGGCTATATGTTTGATACGGCTAATATGAACTGGCAAACCCGGCAACGTGAGACAGGTATCTATATTAACGGTGGAGACCTGGACAGCCATAAGTATTCCTATGTCACTAATATTGAATTTGACAGCATCAGTTTTTTCAAACAGGAAGGAGCCAATATTATGGGTTATCTAAAACTCTCTGGCGCCACTAACTCGAGAATCCGGCATTGTATGTTCCGCCATGGTAATTTTCCGGTCGTGATCAATGCCAGCTGGGATTGGGTGATAGAAGATTGTTTTATTCAGCCGGAAATATGTGGTATTGTGCTCTACAGAACTATTACCGCAGGCGTGGTTACCAGGACGGAGGTAGCGGGACAATATATCAAAAAGGGAGCTTTTGAGCCAGGATTGCCTTTTGGATTCTCCCTGCCGAATGGTACCGGTACCGGAGCATTTTTTATTGGCCAGGAAACCTGCGGTATTTATCAGGAAGAATCCAATGCCAGTATAAACAATTGTGTGATTGAAATGGGGCTGCATAATGGCATTGCATCCAATAATGCCGGTGGGGCCATCGAACATAACTATATCGAAAGTATTACCAGGGTAGCTTATACGCATATTAATTGTCCTCATCTTGACTACAGACTCGGATACCTGGCCATACCCGATAAGCCACTGTTGGATCTACACGGGTTTTCCCGAGGTAGTATCTATTTCGGAGGCTTGAATCAGCTGTTGCTGTCACTCGGGACTGTTGATCCTTCTTCTGCCATTAAGTTGTACAATCTGCCGGATGCCGGGTTGTTCATTCCCAAGGGGATTGAAGTGGCTGGATTTTATGAAACAACGGTATCCGGAGATATCCATGCAGCTTTGAAACCTTACCAGATAGATAAAAAACTCATTGCCATCAGCGATATTTCCCTGGCATCCGATGATATCAATCTCTCCAAGACCGTTGTCATTCGTAACGGCACTAGTGGTCAGATTAATTTCCTTCCCACAAAACATATCTTCTATCGGAACAGACCTTTTTTTTGA
- a CDS encoding helix-turn-helix domain-containing protein, translating into MKLTKFQEKAIVKTKSFIDENPQKRIDIQHLVSYSGLSESKLTKGFKMLYQTTIYQYQLEKAMNYAKTLLDEDHQVKEVAITLGYSTSGSFARAFYRVFQERPGEYKLQ; encoded by the coding sequence ATGAAACTTACAAAGTTCCAGGAGAAAGCTATTGTTAAGACCAAATCATTTATAGACGAAAATCCCCAAAAAAGAATAGATATACAACACCTGGTCAGTTATTCGGGTCTTAGTGAAAGCAAACTTACAAAAGGATTCAAAATGCTCTACCAAACTACTATCTATCAATACCAGCTTGAGAAAGCTATGAACTATGCCAAGACATTATTAGATGAAGACCATCAGGTAAAAGAGGTGGCGATAACACTGGGATATAGTACATCCGGTAGTTTTGCCAGGGCCTTTTATCGGGTGTTCCAGGAGAGGCCTGGTGAATATAAGTTGCAATGA
- a CDS encoding peroxiredoxin family protein, translating into MNVKLILLLSFFVLFCACREKLLDNGHVVGEDMPSIELQLTDSITLVNLRSVSQNNSVVAIYFDPYCDFCRAETESILKNINRFGSTQIVFITSSSLDNMVMYSKKYGLEKYSNIHIGRDRERKYSKVYDVKGFPHISIFSKDHKLNTLYFNAVGVEKILAGLSE; encoded by the coding sequence ATGAACGTAAAGTTGATTTTGCTTTTGTCCTTCTTTGTTCTTTTTTGCGCCTGTAGAGAAAAGTTGCTTGACAATGGACATGTTGTAGGAGAAGATATGCCGTCAATAGAACTACAACTTACGGATAGTATTACATTGGTGAATTTAAGAAGTGTTTCACAAAATAATTCAGTAGTTGCTATCTACTTTGATCCTTATTGTGATTTTTGCAGAGCGGAAACCGAGAGTATACTTAAAAATATAAATAGGTTTGGGAGTACTCAGATTGTCTTCATAACCAGTTCTTCATTAGATAATATGGTTATGTATTCAAAGAAGTATGGTCTTGAGAAATACTCAAATATTCATATTGGAAGAGATAGAGAACGTAAATACTCTAAAGTATATGATGTAAAAGGCTTTCCTCATATTAGTATATTCTCAAAAGATCACAAGTTGAATACCCTTTATTTTAATGCTGTAGGAGTTGAAAAAATATTAGCGGGTTTAAGTGAATAA